One window of Blastocatellia bacterium genomic DNA carries:
- a CDS encoding PDZ domain-containing protein, translating into MTRVFALALLLLALSISSFAQSATPTLFQKPTVNRTHIVFVYAGDLWIVPREGGDAKRLTVGVGTETDPHFSPDGSMVAFTGQYDGNTDVYVVPTAGGVPRRLTYHPDSDHAVGWTPDGKQVLFASGRNSTSNYARLFTVALDGGGLPAELPLPVASFGAFSGDGSAIAYEPLSQWQPDWKNYHGGQTMPIWVARLADSSVEKLPRENSNDRYPMWIGDKIYFLSNRSGAVTLFAYDTKSKKVDELIKNSGLDFKSASAGPGAIALEQFGTIQLYDLKSGKASPVNIRVNSDLLGLRPHFEKVGNRITNAAISPTGARAVFEARGEILSVPAEKGGPRNLTNTTAVMERDPSWSPDGRWIAYFSDESGEYELHLRDQRGTGDVKKIKLPATFYYSPTWSPDSKKIALYDHQLTLWYIDLDKGTPVKIDRNPIGMSNDVLVPVWSPDSKWVAYARHLPNLLRAIFIYSLDSGKASQITDGLSDARYPAFDRSGKYLYFTASTDLGPQISFADLSAFGSQVTRSVYAVVLRNDLPSPLAPESDEEKVQPEKKDEAAPATPAAPAGDKKPGDQQPEEKKPDAAQGPAAGGPPAKKAVEPVRIDLDGIDQRTIALPIPARNYVDLQAGKGNLIYLVEAPAQAGDGFGPPSLTVQKYDFDKRKFDKAIDGVGAFQVSANGEKALYRQGPNWVIGSTATLGQPMPPGAPGGPNILRLADMEVHVDPKAEWKQMYHEVWRGERDFFYDPNLHGLDLRATEKLYEPYLSAVAHRADLNYLFTEMLNNLTVGHMFIFGGDLPRPDFVPGGLLGCDYKVENGRYRFARVFNGENWNPQLRAPLTQPGVNVKAGEYLLAVGGRNLTAAENVYQAFESRAGKQVVIKVGPNADGSGSREVTVVPVADEDGLRHLAWVEGNRRKVDQLSDGKLAYIYIPNTAGAGYTSFNRYFFAQTNKEGAVIDERFNGGGALADYVVQHLTRQLLSYIHFRYGTQDVPVPAGAIYGPKAMLINEMAGSGGDAMPWYFKKTGVGPLVGKRTWGGLVAAFPAPQLMDGGGVTAPDAAVYGLQGEWEVENHGVAPDIEVEMDPAAWRQGRDPQLEKAVEYLMSELKKNPQQKPKLPAYPNYHNGAASSGNK; encoded by the coding sequence ATGACCAGAGTGTTCGCGCTCGCCCTGTTGTTGCTTGCGCTGTCAATTTCTTCGTTTGCTCAAAGTGCAACCCCAACCTTATTTCAAAAGCCGACGGTAAACCGTACACACATCGTTTTTGTCTACGCCGGCGACCTGTGGATCGTGCCGCGCGAGGGCGGCGATGCCAAGCGCCTGACGGTAGGCGTCGGCACCGAAACCGACCCGCACTTTTCGCCCGACGGCTCGATGGTCGCTTTCACGGGCCAGTACGATGGCAACACGGATGTCTACGTCGTGCCGACGGCGGGCGGCGTGCCGCGGCGGCTGACCTACCACCCGGACAGCGACCACGCCGTGGGCTGGACGCCGGACGGCAAGCAGGTGCTGTTCGCATCGGGCCGCAACAGCACATCGAATTACGCGCGACTCTTCACCGTCGCCCTCGATGGCGGCGGGCTGCCCGCGGAATTGCCGCTGCCGGTCGCCTCCTTCGGCGCGTTTTCAGGCGACGGCTCGGCCATCGCTTACGAGCCGCTCAGCCAGTGGCAGCCTGACTGGAAGAATTATCATGGCGGCCAGACCATGCCGATCTGGGTGGCACGCCTCGCGGATTCGTCCGTCGAAAAGCTGCCGCGCGAAAACTCGAACGACCGTTACCCGATGTGGATCGGCGATAAGATTTATTTCTTGTCGAATCGGTCGGGCGCGGTGACGCTGTTCGCTTACGACACCAAGTCGAAGAAGGTTGATGAGCTGATTAAGAACAGCGGGCTCGATTTCAAGTCGGCGTCGGCGGGGCCGGGGGCGATAGCCCTCGAGCAGTTCGGCACGATTCAACTGTATGACCTGAAGAGTGGCAAAGCGAGCCCGGTCAATATCCGCGTCAACAGCGACCTGCTCGGCCTGCGCCCGCACTTCGAGAAAGTCGGCAACCGTATAACGAATGCCGCCATCTCGCCGACGGGGGCGCGCGCCGTCTTTGAAGCGCGCGGCGAAATCCTTAGTGTGCCCGCCGAGAAAGGCGGCCCGCGCAACCTGACCAACACCACTGCGGTGATGGAGCGTGACCCGTCGTGGTCGCCCGATGGCCGCTGGATTGCTTACTTCTCAGACGAGTCGGGCGAATACGAGTTGCACCTCCGCGACCAGCGCGGCACCGGCGACGTGAAGAAGATCAAGCTGCCGGCGACCTTTTACTATTCGCCGACCTGGTCGCCCGATAGCAAAAAGATCGCGCTCTACGATCATCAACTGACGCTCTGGTACATCGATCTCGATAAAGGCACGCCGGTCAAGATTGACCGCAACCCAATCGGCATGAGCAACGACGTGCTGGTGCCTGTATGGTCGCCCGACAGCAAGTGGGTGGCTTATGCCAGGCACTTGCCGAATCTGCTGCGCGCCATCTTCATCTACTCGCTCGATAGCGGCAAGGCGAGCCAGATCACCGACGGCCTGAGCGACGCGCGCTACCCGGCGTTTGATCGCAGCGGCAAGTATCTTTACTTCACGGCCAGCACCGACCTGGGGCCGCAGATCAGCTTCGCCGACCTGTCGGCCTTCGGCTCGCAGGTGACGCGCAGCGTCTATGCCGTCGTGCTGCGCAACGATCTGCCGTCGCCGCTGGCGCCCGAAAGCGACGAAGAGAAAGTCCAGCCGGAAAAGAAAGACGAGGCGGCTCCTGCCACTCCCGCCGCCCCCGCGGGCGACAAGAAGCCGGGCGATCAGCAGCCCGAAGAGAAGAAGCCCGATGCCGCGCAAGGCCCGGCTGCCGGCGGCCCGCCCGCCAAGAAAGCAGTCGAGCCTGTGCGCATTGACCTCGACGGCATTGACCAGCGCACCATCGCGCTGCCCATCCCGGCGCGCAACTACGTTGACCTGCAAGCCGGCAAAGGCAACCTGATTTACCTCGTCGAAGCGCCGGCGCAGGCGGGCGATGGCTTCGGGCCGCCATCGCTCACCGTGCAAAAGTATGACTTCGACAAGCGCAAGTTCGACAAGGCCATTGATGGCGTCGGCGCTTTTCAGGTCTCGGCCAATGGTGAGAAGGCGCTCTACCGCCAGGGGCCGAACTGGGTCATCGGCTCGACGGCGACCCTCGGCCAGCCGATGCCGCCCGGCGCGCCCGGCGGGCCGAACATCCTGAGGCTCGCCGACATGGAAGTCCACGTTGACCCGAAGGCCGAGTGGAAGCAGATGTACCACGAAGTCTGGCGCGGCGAGCGCGACTTCTTCTATGACCCGAACCTGCATGGCCTCGATTTGCGGGCGACCGAAAAACTCTACGAGCCTTACCTGAGCGCCGTCGCCCACCGCGCCGACCTGAACTACCTGTTCACAGAGATGCTCAACAATCTGACCGTCGGCCACATGTTCATCTTTGGCGGCGACCTGCCGCGCCCGGACTTCGTGCCCGGCGGCCTGCTCGGCTGTGATTATAAGGTCGAGAATGGCCGCTACCGGTTTGCGCGCGTCTTCAACGGCGAGAACTGGAATCCGCAATTGCGCGCGCCGCTCACACAGCCCGGCGTCAACGTCAAAGCCGGCGAATACCTGCTCGCCGTCGGCGGGCGCAACCTGACGGCTGCCGAGAATGTCTATCAAGCGTTCGAGAGCCGTGCGGGCAAGCAGGTGGTCATCAAAGTCGGGCCGAACGCCGACGGCTCCGGGTCACGCGAAGTGACCGTGGTGCCGGTCGCCGACGAGGACGGCTTGCGCCACCTGGCCTGGGTCGAAGGCAATCGCCGCAAGGTTGACCAGTTGAGTGATGGTAAGCTGGCTTACATTTATATCCCGAACACGGCGGGGGCCGGCTACACCAGCTTCAACCGCTACTTCTTCGCGCAGACCAACAAGGAAGGCGCGGTCATAGACGAACGCTTCAACGGCGGCGGCGCGCTCGCCGATTACGTTGTCCAGCACCTGACCCGCCAGTTGCTCAGCTACATTCACTTCCGCTATGGCACGCAGGACGTGCCGGTGCCGGCGGGCGCGATCTATGGCCCGAAGGCGATGTTGATTAACGAAATGGCCGGCTCGGGCGGCGATGCCATGCCGTGGTACTTCAAGAAGACGGGCGTCGGGCCGCTGGTCGGCAAGCGCACCTGGGGCGGGCTGGTGGCGGCATTCCCGGCGCCGCAGTTGATGGACGGCGGCGGCGTCACCGCGCCCGACGCAGCCGTCTACGGGCTCCAGGGTGAATGGGAAGTCGAGAATCACGGCGTCGCCCCCGACATCGAAGTCGAGATGGACCCGGCGGCGTGGCGGCAGGGCCGCGACCCGCAACTGGAGAAAGCCGTCGAGTACCTGATGAGCGAGCTCAAGAAGAACCCGCAGCAGAAACCGAAGCTGCCGGCTTATCCCAACTATCACAATGGCGCTGCCTCGTCAGGGAATAAATAG
- a CDS encoding PDZ domain-containing protein, producing the protein MKKAIFLVLLILGMASAALAQGDKPMLFRQPTLSQTHIVFVFAGDLWIVPRSGGSAERLTTGVGVEVTPIFSPDGSMIAFTGQYDGNLDVYVVPATGGVPKRLTYHPDPDVVTGWTPDGKQVAFLSPRNSDTFYNRLFTVPVDGGFPTQVPLPMVEQASYSPDGTRLAYMPLAPAFQQWKHYRGGRTTKIWLARLADSSVEEIPRSNSNDFDPMWVGDKVYFLSDRNGPITLYAFDTRTRRVTQAITNNGLDIKSAAAGPGAIVYEQFGSLHLYDLESGKAERVNIQLASDLPGVRPHYDKAAPRIMAAGISPTGVRAVFEARGEILTTPVEKGNARNLTNTPGVMERDPSWSPNGKWIAYFSDESGEYALHLRDQTGMGEVKKISFGSAASFYYSPIWSPDSKKIAFTDKRLNLWYLEIDKGTPVKVDTNTFDNPFAVLDPSWSPDSRWIAYTRQLKNRLCAAFIYSLDTGKSQQVTDGLSDVRYAVFDQSGKYLYFTASTNIGPTTGWLDMSSFSYQVTRSVYVAVLKKDQASPLAPESDEEKIQDDKKADGPPKPGAKKEPDPVRIDFDGIGQRILALPIPARSYADMRAGKAGMVFLLEEVPQVGAGGPPGNVLHRFDMEKRKFEKVIEGVGMFAVAANGEKILVGQGPPLPPGVPMIGYRFQVIPAAQPPKPGEGGVNTAEMEVYVDPKAEWKQMYHEAWRVQRDFFYDPNYHGLDLAATEKKYEPYLEGIAHRADLNYLFAEMLGNMSVGHHFTFGGDVPQAPQVRGGLLGCDYAIENGRYRFARIFNGENWNPGLRAPLTQPGVDVRQGEYLIAVNGRNLTASDDVYAAFEGTAGRQVVIKVGPNADGSGSREVTVVPVGNEGGLRNLAWIEGNRRKVAELSGGRAAYVYLPNTAGAGYTNFNRYYFSQIDKQAAVIDERFNGGGSAADYMIDYMKRTLMNKWATREGEDFVTPVGAIFGPKAMIINEYAGSGGDALPWYFREAKIGPLVGKRTWGGLIGIYGYPTLMDGGQVTAPRVAFYNLKGEWEVENSGVAPDLDVDLDPKAWRAGHDSQLEKAVEVVMAALRQNPPAKYRKPAYPNFYSAAGRAAAPTPSARARVTKRKPAAKAN; encoded by the coding sequence ATGAAAAAAGCTATCTTTCTTGTGCTCCTCATCCTCGGCATGGCGAGCGCCGCTCTGGCGCAGGGCGATAAGCCGATGCTTTTCCGCCAGCCGACTCTGAGCCAGACACATATCGTTTTTGTCTTCGCCGGTGACCTGTGGATCGTGCCGCGCAGTGGCGGCAGCGCCGAGCGGCTGACCACAGGCGTCGGCGTTGAAGTGACGCCGATCTTTTCGCCCGATGGTTCCATGATCGCCTTCACCGGCCAATATGATGGCAACCTGGATGTCTACGTCGTGCCGGCCACGGGCGGCGTGCCCAAGCGGCTGACTTATCATCCCGACCCCGACGTCGTGACCGGGTGGACGCCCGACGGCAAGCAGGTCGCCTTCCTCTCGCCGCGCAATAGCGACACCTTTTATAACCGTTTGTTTACGGTTCCCGTAGACGGCGGCTTCCCGACCCAGGTGCCGCTGCCGATGGTCGAGCAGGCGTCTTATTCGCCCGACGGCACACGCCTGGCGTACATGCCGCTGGCGCCGGCCTTCCAGCAGTGGAAGCATTATCGCGGCGGGCGGACGACGAAAATCTGGCTGGCGCGGCTTGCGGATTCGAGCGTCGAAGAGATTCCGCGCAGCAACTCGAACGACTTCGACCCGATGTGGGTCGGCGATAAAGTTTACTTCCTCTCTGACCGCAATGGCCCGATCACGCTCTATGCGTTCGACACGCGCACGCGCCGCGTCACGCAAGCGATCACCAACAACGGCTTGGACATCAAGTCAGCAGCGGCGGGGCCGGGCGCTATCGTCTATGAGCAGTTTGGCTCGCTGCACCTCTACGACCTGGAGTCGGGCAAGGCCGAGCGCGTCAACATTCAACTGGCCAGCGACCTGCCCGGCGTGCGCCCGCATTACGACAAGGCGGCGCCGCGCATCATGGCCGCGGGCATCTCGCCGACCGGCGTGCGGGCCGTCTTTGAAGCGCGCGGCGAAATTCTGACGACGCCGGTAGAGAAGGGCAATGCGCGCAACCTGACCAATACGCCGGGCGTCATGGAGCGCGACCCGTCGTGGTCGCCGAACGGCAAGTGGATCGCTTACTTTTCTGACGAGTCGGGCGAATACGCCCTGCACCTGCGCGACCAGACAGGCATGGGCGAAGTCAAAAAGATCAGCTTCGGCAGCGCGGCGTCGTTTTACTATTCGCCGATCTGGTCGCCCGATAGCAAGAAGATCGCTTTCACTGACAAGCGGCTCAACCTCTGGTACCTGGAGATCGATAAGGGCACGCCGGTCAAAGTCGACACCAACACTTTTGATAATCCCTTCGCGGTGCTTGACCCGTCGTGGTCGCCTGATAGCCGCTGGATCGCTTACACGCGGCAGTTGAAGAACCGTTTGTGCGCCGCCTTCATCTACTCGCTCGATACGGGCAAGTCACAGCAGGTGACCGATGGCCTGAGTGACGTGCGCTATGCGGTCTTTGACCAGAGCGGCAAGTACCTCTACTTCACCGCCAGCACCAACATCGGCCCGACGACGGGCTGGCTCGACATGTCGAGCTTCTCGTATCAGGTGACGCGCAGCGTCTACGTCGCGGTATTGAAGAAAGACCAGGCGTCGCCGCTCGCGCCCGAAAGCGACGAGGAGAAGATTCAAGACGACAAGAAAGCCGATGGCCCGCCGAAGCCCGGCGCTAAGAAAGAGCCGGACCCCGTGCGCATCGATTTCGACGGCATCGGCCAGCGCATCCTGGCGCTGCCCATCCCGGCGCGCAGCTACGCCGACATGAGGGCGGGCAAGGCCGGCATGGTCTTCCTTCTCGAAGAGGTGCCGCAGGTTGGCGCCGGCGGCCCGCCGGGCAACGTCCTGCACCGCTTCGATATGGAGAAGCGCAAGTTCGAGAAGGTGATCGAAGGCGTCGGCATGTTCGCGGTCGCGGCCAACGGCGAGAAGATTCTCGTTGGCCAGGGGCCGCCGCTGCCGCCGGGCGTGCCGATGATCGGCTATCGCTTCCAGGTCATCCCCGCCGCGCAGCCGCCCAAGCCCGGCGAAGGCGGCGTCAACACCGCCGAGATGGAAGTCTACGTTGACCCGAAGGCCGAGTGGAAGCAGATGTACCACGAGGCATGGCGCGTGCAGCGCGACTTCTTCTACGATCCGAACTATCACGGGTTGGATCTGGCGGCGACCGAGAAGAAATACGAGCCGTATCTGGAAGGCATCGCGCACCGCGCCGATTTGAATTACCTGTTCGCAGAGATGCTCGGCAATATGTCGGTCGGGCACCACTTCACCTTCGGCGGCGACGTTCCGCAAGCGCCGCAGGTTCGTGGCGGGTTGTTGGGGTGCGACTACGCGATTGAGAACGGCCGTTACCGCTTCGCCCGCATCTTCAATGGCGAGAACTGGAACCCCGGCTTGCGCGCGCCGCTGACGCAGCCCGGCGTAGACGTTCGCCAGGGCGAATACCTGATCGCCGTCAACGGGCGCAACCTGACGGCGAGCGATGATGTCTATGCCGCCTTTGAAGGCACGGCGGGCAGGCAGGTGGTCATCAAAGTCGGGCCGAACGCCGACGGCTCTGGGTCACGCGAAGTCACCGTGGTGCCGGTAGGCAACGAGGGCGGCCTGCGCAATCTGGCCTGGATCGAAGGCAACCGCCGCAAGGTGGCCGAGCTTTCGGGCGGGCGCGCGGCTTATGTCTATCTGCCGAACACGGCGGGCGCGGGCTACACCAACTTCAACCGCTACTACTTCTCGCAGATTGATAAGCAGGCGGCGGTGATTGACGAGCGTTTCAACGGCGGCGGCTCGGCTGCCGATTATATGATCGATTACATGAAGCGCACGTTGATGAACAAGTGGGCGACGCGCGAGGGCGAAGACTTCGTGACGCCCGTAGGCGCGATCTTCGGGCCGAAGGCGATGATCATCAACGAGTACGCCGGCTCGGGCGGCGACGCCTTGCCGTGGTACTTCCGCGAGGCGAAGATCGGGCCGCTGGTCGGCAAGCGCACCTGGGGCGGGCTGATCGGCATCTACGGCTATCCGACGCTGATGGATGGCGGCCAGGTGACCGCGCCGCGCGTGGCGTTCTACAACTTGAAGGGCGAGTGGGAAGTCGAGAATAGCGGCGTCGCGCCCGACCTCGACGTTGATCTCGACCCGAAGGCGTGGCGTGCCGGGCACGATTCGCAGCTCGAAAAAGCTGTCGAAGTCGTGATGGCGGCGCTCCGTCAGAACCCGCCGGCGAAGTATCGCAAGCCGGCGTACCCGAACTTCTACAGCGCCGCGGGCCGTGCCGCCGCGCCGACGCCGTCGGCGCGCGCCAGGGTGACGAAGCGCAAGCCCGCGGCGAAAGCCAACTAG
- a CDS encoding DUF4328 domain-containing protein, whose translation MMNPPDVVEPYEPLRTRAYVAIGFLAANIVTHLIAAVSKFMQIDLLYKVMEGLTDVTPAQLLANDTRQAVVQLVVLVNFVAAAVVFLVWLYGAYKNLRPLGANPDTTPGWVVGYFFIPILNLFRPFQVFQEIWRESDPETVTAVGVRPMHAFVAGSSKSLLVVVWWGLWLLSNIVAWIAYSWDSKAQILNDYIIATWIHMASDLLTIITAIACIIVVKKITDRQDERARRLAALAAPPEGLPSAQQA comes from the coding sequence ATGATGAACCCGCCTGATGTCGTGGAGCCATATGAGCCGCTGCGCACACGCGCTTACGTGGCGATTGGCTTTCTTGCCGCCAATATCGTCACCCACTTGATCGCCGCCGTATCGAAATTCATGCAGATCGATCTGCTCTACAAAGTCATGGAAGGGCTGACCGATGTGACGCCCGCGCAGTTGCTGGCAAACGACACGCGCCAGGCGGTCGTGCAGCTCGTCGTGCTGGTCAACTTTGTCGCCGCGGCGGTCGTTTTTCTGGTGTGGCTGTATGGCGCGTACAAGAACTTGCGCCCGCTCGGCGCTAACCCCGACACGACGCCTGGATGGGTCGTCGGCTACTTCTTCATTCCCATCCTTAACCTCTTCCGCCCCTTCCAGGTCTTTCAGGAAATCTGGCGCGAGAGCGACCCGGAGACAGTCACCGCAGTCGGCGTCCGGCCCATGCATGCGTTCGTCGCCGGTTCCTCGAAGTCGCTGCTGGTGGTGGTCTGGTGGGGATTGTGGCTGTTGTCGAATATCGTCGCCTGGATCGCTTACAGTTGGGACAGCAAGGCGCAGATTCTTAACGACTACATCATCGCCACTTGGATCCATATGGCGAGCGACCTGTTAACCATAATTACGGCGATTGCCTGCATCATCGTGGTCAAGAAGATTACCGACCGGCAGGATGAAAGAGCGCGGCGGCTGGCGGCACTCGCCGCGCCGCCCGAAGGCTTGCCGTCCGCGCAGCAGGCTTGA
- a CDS encoding PDZ domain-containing protein — protein sequence MKKVLLSLLFMIALTAAALAQSNNKPLLMRYPTVSQTQIAFSYAGDLWTVPREGGEATRLTNGVGNETSPIFSPDGRWIAFTGEYDGNVDVYVVPATGGVPKRLTYHPGPDSVVGWTPDGKQVLMVSGRDSASGRYARLFTMPIDGVFPTPLPLPMGYEGAYSPDGSHLAYVPLPRGFNSWKHYRGGMTTPIWIANLADSQVEKLPRDNSNDFNPMWAGNKIYFLSDRNGSITLFAYDTGAKKVEQLVRNDGLDIKTASLGPDAIVYEQFGSLNLYDMKSGKARKVNVTINADMLAVRPHFEKVGTRIGSAAISPTGARAVFEARGEILSVPAEKGDPRDLTNTTAVMERDPAWSPDGRWIAYFSDESGEYALHLRAQNGMGDVKKINLGSRAFYYSPVWSPDSKKILYTDNHLNLWYVDVEKGTPVKVVTSTRGRGFYPSWSPDSRWIAYTMPVESWYGAAFIYSLEESKSTQITDGMSDVTLAEFDRSGKYLYFTASTDIGPAVFGFDMTSYPHRPTRSVYVAVLRKDLPSPLAPESDEEKVQEEKKDGDKPADPSIDKKDGAASQAGEKPAGNPQAAGAKPAGKKQPEPVRIDFDKIGQRILALPIPARNIIGLAAGKPGTLFVVEFSPPAVQTPGAPVGATVSKFDMEKRKLDKVLDNVRGLDLSANGEKMLYRQGQNWFIASVATLGQPLPPGAPGAPSMLKTAEMEVHVDPKAEWKQMYHETFRVERDFFYDPNYHGLDLQAAEKRYEPYLDSLTHRADLNYLFQEIFGDLTVGHLYVSGGDIPNPNRVAGGLLGCDYAIENGRYRFAKIYDGENWNPDLRAPLTQPGVNVQEGEYLLAVGGRNVTASDNLYAFFEATAGKQVVIKVGPNADGSGSREVTVVPVPSESGLRNLAWVEGNRRKVEKMSNGKLAYVWLPDTAGGGYTNFNRYYFSQLYKDGAVIDERFNSGGQAADYVIDYLRKPLNSYWAVRDGEDFRQPFGTMPGPKVMLVNEYAGSGGDYMPWMFRRAQIGPLIGKRTWGGLVGIGGTPSLMDGGAVTAPNFGFYSPEGKWEIENHGVAPDIEVEMDPAAWRQGHDPQLEKAVEVLLESLKKNPPPPHTKRPPYPNYHNGKPQDASK from the coding sequence ATGAAAAAAGTATTACTCTCTCTTCTCTTCATGATCGCACTGACGGCGGCGGCGCTGGCGCAATCCAACAACAAGCCGCTGTTGATGCGCTATCCGACTGTCAGTCAGACGCAGATCGCCTTCTCGTACGCCGGCGACCTGTGGACGGTGCCGCGCGAAGGCGGCGAGGCGACGCGGCTGACGAATGGCGTGGGGAACGAAACCAGCCCCATCTTTTCGCCCGATGGCCGCTGGATTGCCTTCACCGGCGAATATGACGGCAACGTCGACGTCTACGTCGTGCCGGCCACAGGCGGCGTGCCGAAGCGTTTGACCTATCACCCCGGCCCCGATAGCGTCGTCGGCTGGACGCCGGACGGCAAGCAGGTGCTGATGGTGTCAGGCCGCGATAGCGCTTCGGGCCGCTATGCGCGCCTCTTTACGATGCCGATTGATGGCGTCTTCCCGACGCCGCTGCCGCTGCCGATGGGCTACGAAGGCGCATATTCGCCCGACGGCTCGCACCTGGCTTACGTGCCGCTGCCGCGCGGCTTCAACTCGTGGAAGCATTATCGCGGCGGCATGACGACGCCCATCTGGATCGCCAATCTCGCCGACTCGCAGGTCGAAAAACTGCCGCGCGACAATTCCAACGACTTCAACCCGATGTGGGCCGGCAACAAGATTTACTTCCTTTCCGACCGCAATGGCTCAATTACCCTGTTCGCTTACGACACGGGCGCGAAGAAGGTCGAGCAACTGGTCCGCAACGACGGCCTCGACATCAAGACGGCCAGCCTGGGGCCGGACGCCATCGTCTATGAGCAGTTCGGCTCGTTGAACCTTTACGACATGAAGAGCGGCAAAGCCCGCAAGGTCAACGTCACGATCAACGCCGATATGCTGGCAGTGCGCCCGCACTTCGAGAAGGTCGGGACGCGCATCGGTAGCGCGGCGATCTCGCCGACGGGGGCGCGCGCCGTCTTTGAGGCGCGCGGCGAAATCCTTAGTGTGCCCGCCGAAAAAGGCGACCCGCGCGACCTGACCAACACCACTGCGGTGATGGAGCGCGACCCGGCGTGGTCGCCCGATGGTCGCTGGATCGCTTACTTCTCAGACGAGTCGGGCGAATACGCCCTGCACCTGCGCGCCCAGAATGGCATGGGTGATGTGAAGAAGATCAACCTCGGCAGCCGCGCCTTCTACTACTCGCCGGTGTGGTCGCCCGACAGCAAGAAGATCCTCTACACAGACAATCACCTCAACCTCTGGTACGTTGACGTCGAGAAAGGCACGCCGGTCAAGGTCGTGACCTCGACGCGCGGCAGAGGATTCTACCCGTCGTGGTCGCCTGACAGCCGCTGGATCGCCTACACCATGCCGGTGGAGTCGTGGTATGGCGCGGCCTTCATCTACTCGCTCGAAGAGAGCAAGAGCACACAGATCACCGACGGCATGAGTGACGTGACCCTGGCCGAGTTCGACCGCAGCGGCAAGTATCTTTACTTCACGGCAAGCACAGACATCGGCCCGGCGGTCTTCGGCTTCGACATGACGAGTTACCCGCACCGCCCGACGCGCAGCGTCTATGTCGCTGTGCTGCGCAAGGATTTGCCGTCGCCGCTGGCGCCCGAAAGCGACGAAGAGAAAGTCCAGGAAGAGAAGAAAGACGGCGACAAGCCCGCCGACCCATCCATCGATAAAAAAGACGGCGCGGCCAGTCAGGCCGGCGAGAAGCCTGCCGGCAACCCGCAAGCCGCCGGCGCAAAGCCCGCCGGCAAGAAACAGCCGGAGCCTGTGCGCATCGACTTTGACAAGATCGGCCAGCGCATCCTGGCGCTGCCCATCCCGGCACGCAACATCATCGGCCTGGCGGCGGGCAAGCCCGGCACGCTATTCGTGGTCGAATTCTCGCCGCCTGCCGTGCAGACGCCGGGCGCGCCCGTGGGTGCGACCGTCAGCAAGTTCGACATGGAGAAGCGCAAGCTCGACAAGGTGCTCGACAACGTCAGGGGCCTGGACCTGTCGGCCAATGGCGAGAAGATGCTTTACCGGCAGGGCCAGAACTGGTTCATCGCCTCGGTGGCGACGCTCGGCCAGCCGCTGCCGCCGGGCGCGCCCGGTGCGCCGAGCATGCTCAAGACCGCTGAGATGGAAGTCCACGTTGATCCGAAGGCCGAGTGGAAGCAGATGTACCACGAAACGTTCCGCGTCGAGCGCGACTTCTTCTACGATCCGAATTACCACGGCCTCGACCTGCAAGCGGCCGAGAAGCGGTACGAGCCGTACCTCGATTCGCTGACGCATCGGGCCGATTTGAACTACCTGTTCCAAGAGATATTCGGCGACCTGACCGTCGGTCACCTCTACGTTTCGGGCGGCGACATTCCCAATCCCAACCGCGTTGCCGGCGGCCTGCTCGGCTGCGACTACGCGATAGAGAATGGGCGCTACCGCTTCGCGAAGATTTACGATGGCGAGAACTGGAATCCCGACCTGCGCGCGCCGCTCACACAGCCCGGCGTCAACGTGCAGGAAGGCGAATACTTGCTCGCCGTTGGTGGGCGCAACGTGACTGCAAGCGACAACCTCTACGCCTTCTTTGAAGCGACGGCGGGCAAGCAAGTGGTCATCAAAGTCGGGCCGAACGCCGACGGCTCCGGGTCACGCGAAGTGACCGTGGTGCCTGTGCCGAGCGAAAGCGGCCTGCGCAACCTCGCATGGGTCGAAGGCAATCGCCGCAAGGTCGAGAAGATGAGCAACGGCAAGCTGGCCTATGTCTGGCTGCCCGACACGGCGGGCGGCGGCTACACCAACTTCAACCGCTACTACTTCTCGCAGCTTTACAAAGATGGCGCGGTGATTGACGAGCGCTTCAACAGTGGCGGGCAGGCGGCGGATTATGTGATCGATTATCTGCGCAAGCCGCTGAACAGCTACTGGGCGGTGCGCGACGGCGAAGACTTCCGCCAGCCGTTCGGCACCATGCCTGGCCCGAAGGTGATGCTGGTGAATGAGTACGCCGGTTCGGGCGGCGATTACATGCCGTGGATGTTCCGCCGCGCCCAGATCGGGCCGCTGATCGGCAAGCGCACCTGGGGCGGGCTGGTCGGCATCGGCGGCACGCCGTCATTGATGGACGGCGGCGCTGTGACCGCGCCGAACTTCGGCTTCTACTCGCCCGAAGGCAAGTGGGAAATCGAGAATCACGGCGTCGCTCCCGACATCGAAGTCGAGATGGACCCGGCGGCGTGGCGGCAGGGCCACGACCCGCAATTGGAGAAAGCCGTCGAGGTGCTTCTCGAATCGTTGAAGAAGAACCCGCCGCCGCCGCACACCAAGCGCCCGCCATACCCGAACTATCACAATGGCAAGCCGCAGGATGCGAGCAAGTAG